The Buteo buteo chromosome 23, bButBut1.hap1.1, whole genome shotgun sequence genome contains the following window.
TCCCAGCCTCCCTGGACAAGCCAGGTAAGAATCCAGCCCTGCCAAGCTGCATGCCAGTCGCTGCTGTGGCCCATGCCCAAGCAGGGTTGATGTATGGCCTGAGATGAGCATGGGCCAGGGGTGACACTTCCAACCCTCTGTGGTCCCTGCCTTGGGGATCCCCCAGCatcaggcagggcaggagcattTCTCTGCCAAGGGAGTGGAAGGAAACATAGTGGGGATGCTGGGAAAGTACCAATACTGGCAGGGATAGTACCAGGGTCTCACAGTGTCCCAGAGCACTCACACGTTGTGggcgctgggcacacagggaaGTTGGAAGCAAACAGGGTTTCCAGCAGCAGCTAGAAAACCTGTGTAAGGATGTGGCCTCCGGTCATGCATTAGATCTTGCTGGACTGGCAGCTCCTGTCTTCATCTGCTGCCATGTTAGCAGGGTTGTGGTCAGAGAGGCCCCAGGGTGGTCCTGTAGGGAGGTGGGCTGGATCTGCAACAGGGACGCTAAGATAAGGGATCCAAGTGCAGGGCATGCTTGTCCTTTCAGAGCAGAGAGTGTCCCTGCCGGGTAGATAACGCTCCTGTAGGCCCAGATAAGGTCCCGGATTGTTCCTCCCAACGTTCAGGCAACACCTTCCCTGTACCTCCAGCTGTTGCTTGGTGTGGATGCTTGTGGATGCTGGATCGCTCACACACCAGTATCCAAGTCAGAGACCAGCTTGCCCAATGGAGCAGGTCTGGGTGCCTGGCAGCCCCCCTACACTTGTTCTTCTCAGGTACGGAGTCAACAAGCTGGAGGGGATGCTGCGTCCCCTTGTCGAAGACGGTCTGAAGTGTGTGCTCATCTTCGGGGTGCCCAGCAAGGTCCACAAGGTcagtgtgtgtggtgggggcAGGGGCCTTGGCGTAGCCACAGAGGTGTGGGAGCGCCGTGTGGGGCTGGAGGGTCTCCTGATCAAACAGGAGCAGCTCAGCATCTCTGGGCGTGCTTGCGCCTtgctcagcagagcaggacGGGGATGGGAGACTGTAGTGACACCCAAAAAGCTCCCAGAGCAGGTGGCCCCAAGACCTGCACTCACTGCTCAGAAGCATTACTCCATTGCCCTTTTCCATCGTCGGTGGTCACACTGTCCTGTGTTACAAGGCCTCACGGTTCAGCAAACATTTCCTGGGCAGAACCGCTGCCATGCAGGAGCTGGTGGGAAGCCTTTGGCTGTGTGCACTGAGGCATTTCTCTTCTCACAGGATGAGAGAGGTTCTGCAGCTGATGCAGAGGACACACCTGCCATCCAGGCAATCAAGAAGATCCGTTCCACCTTCCCAGAGTTGCTAATTGCCTGTGATGTCTGCTTGTGCCCTTACACATCCCATGGGCACTGCGGTGAGCGAACAGCCTGGGGTCCTGAGCTGCTCTTTGGGCATTTTTCTGGTACTGGGAGTCTCTGGGAGTTTGCCGTTTTCTGCTGAGGAGCTCCATGTGCTGGTGGGGTCtggccagctcctgccccaaGACTTggctccccagtgctggtgcAGTTGAGCCTGGGAGACCTCTGCAGGGTTTTGACAGCAGGGTGGGAGGACGGGTGGTTAAGGCACCCACTCAGGCCACCTGAATCTGTCTGAGCGCCTGTCTGTGTTTCCCCAtctctgtcttcccttccctgcagcacccacGTGTTGTGTCCAGTCCCTGAGGGGCTGTCTCACGGGTCTCCTGGTCCTTATCTAGCTCCCTTAACACATTCCCCGCTGTTGCTCTGAGCATCTTCATAGCTTGTCCTGAGAGCCACAGTCCCAGCCTAGGGATTGAGGCAACCGGCCATCCAGCCGCTTGCGTAACCCCAGGTTTCTCTCCTAGGCATCCTGCGTGAAGATGGCACCATCCAGAATGAGCTCAGCTGCCAGCGGCTGGCAGAAGTGGCACTGGCCTATGCCAAAGCAGGTGGGGAGTGTCCTGGCAGCAGTACCCAAGTTTGACTCTCACAGACTCATCCCCTCTCACTTTCAGCAGGCCCAAAAGCAAACTGGGCCTGGCTCCAACTGAGAGTGCTTTTGCTCCAAGCCGGAGGACACTTCCGCTGCCCTCCACACGCTggccctggcagagctgcagacacCCGGGGCCCCTCTGGCCCTGGGgtcacctcctcctgcaggcaACGTCACAGCCTTGGGCACTTCTCGGCATCTCTGGTCTTTCCCTGCAGGCTGCCACATTGTTGCCCCCTCAGATATGATGGATGGGCGCATCACGGCCATGAAGGTGGCGCTGATCTCCAATGACTTGGGCAACAAGGTGAGCTCGGGATCTGCATGTGCCAAAGGCAGGAGCAATGTCCAGGAGGAGGCTGCACCACAACAGGACCTGGGCAAGCAGTGGGAGAAGCAAACCCCTACCTTGCCCAGGACGTGCCACAGGCATTCCCCACCCCGGTGCATGCAGGAAGGGAATGTCCTTGGCTGGACATGGGGACAGCAAGGTGCCAGGCCtctggcaggggaaggaggtTGTGGGGCAGACTATAAAACAGCCGTGGGAGGGAATCACTACTGCCCTGGTGCCATGATGCAGCACCGAGCTTCTGGTGCTCACggctctgctctcctctgcagGTGTCAGTGATGAGCTACAGCGCCAAGTTTGCTTCATGCTTCTACGGTCCCTTCAGGTGGGTCTGTCCCTCAGCTGGGATtgtccccagccagggctgggctggccaGGATGTGTGTCCCTGGATAGTTATTTGGGAACGGGCCTTGAACAGAGCCTGGGCCACAGCTGGGGCCACGCTGGTCGCTTTGGAGTGCTCTCCTCCTACTTCCTGGTGCAAAAGGGAGTCAAGTGTATCTTGCCCAGGAAAGGGTGGCTGGTGGGAAGATCACTTGGATGATCTTCCGTCCCACCCCTTCAACTGCTCATCCTGGGTGCTGGTGGCAAGTCGGGCAGGGAGGGaactgcctgcagctgccaggagcagtGAGGAGGGGAGTCGTGGGAGCCAGTGTTGCCGCAAAGGGTGGCTTCAGGGACAAGCCTCAGCTTGGTCAGCTCTTTGTTAGACCTCATCCCAAGAACAGCCTGCACCTGACAGGGCGTCCCTGAGGAACCTGCCTcggaaaagagcaaaaggaaaatgtctgaCACGATTTTACCCCAGACTCTGGGCACGGGGAGGGCAGCAGGTGTTGACCCACAGCTCCCAGGGACAGCCTGGACCTGTCAGACCTCCGCTGGGGGTCTGCTGATCCTGGGGCGCTGAGGTGGGTCAGAAGAGTCCCCCTTTTACTGGCCCTGATGGCTCAGGCACTTGTCCTAGCCTGTCCTCACGTTGCTGAAGCTGTACGAGGCAAGAGGCatggggagctgtgctggtCCTCATCCCCTGCCCTCTGCCTTGCCTGTCACCAGGGACGCCGCGCTATCCAAACCTGCCTTCGGAGACAGGCGATGCTACCAGCTCCCCCCGGGCGCGAGGGGCCTGGCGATGCGCGCCGTGGTGAGTGAGCCAGTGttgggctgcccagggcagtgCCAAGGGTCATGGGTTTATGGCTGTGGGGACTGAAAAACCCTCATGTGGTACCTAGGTGACAAGCCTTCACACCCAGAAGTGCAGTAGGGTTGGGGGAGAGCAAGGTCAGGGGTGATGGAGTCAAAAGGGGGTAGGAGGCACGCTAGCTGAAACGGTCAAGGGTTTTCCCCCTCCACAAGCAAAACATAAGGCCCATCAGCCTGCCAGAGAGCTGGTCTGCAGCATGGGCCGGAGGACTgtgtgctgggagctgtggggtTGGTGACTGCATACCCTGCTGTGGCTTGGGGTGTCAGGTCCAGGACACACAGCCACCAGCTCTCCCCAGGCGCTGTGTGTCTGTGGAGGGGAGTGTTGTCTCTTGCCCATCGCAGCCTGTCTGTGGGCTCCTGTGGCCATTAGGGGCTCACCAGACCCTCCTGTGATCCATCCTGGGAAAACCAACCCCCAGGCcaaaacttctgaagaaaaccaaCTGTGGATTCACTGGAAAATGTTCTTGTAGCCCAAGCTGCTGGGGTTGCGCGCGTGTTCCCCTCACAGGACCGGGATGTGCGTGAGGGAGCAGACATGCTGATGGTGAAGCCGGGGATGCCCTACCTGGACCTTGTGAGGGATGTCAAGGCGCGAGTAAGCTCCTTTAGCGTGCCAGCGAAGGGCACTGGGTGtccctggaggaggaggggtggggtgggcaggagaGAGGCACGTTTGGGATGGCCGGTTTGGATATATCCAAACCGGAGGGGCTGTGACTGTTGTTTGCACGTCTTGTGGGCAAGGGGCCTGGGCCGCAGGGAGGGGTGTCCTCTCTGCCCGCCGGCTGACCTCCCTCCCCCGGTGCTCCCCTCAGCACCCCACCCACCCGCTGGCCGTCTACCACGTCTCGGGGGAGTTCGCCATGCTGTGGCACGGGGCCCAGGCCGGGGCCTTCAGCCTTGAGGCCGCCGTCAGGGAGGCGGTGACGGCCTTCAGGCGCGCAGGTGAGGCCGCCGGCCCCGAGGCCTGCttccccccacgtcccccgACCCTGTCCCCGTGTCGCCGTCCCcttgcccgcccccccccgccgcggggcggcTCCAGCGTCTCGTCTCTCCGCAGGGGCCGACACCATCATCACGTACTTCGCGCCGCAGCTCCTACGCTGGCTgaaggaggaggcggcggcggcgggacgggcCTGAGGGCGGGGCTTCCGGCGGGCGCGTggaggcggggggcggggcttccggggcggccggggagcTGCGCAGGTGGGtgcggggcggggccgcccctGGGCCGAGGGACCGCGCGTGCCCCCGCGCTGCCGCACggcagcccccaccccaccccccccgccgtgcACCGGGAACCCAGCCCGGTCAGCCCCGGGGCCACCCcgcccctccagcccctctgtgAGCCGCGGGGACCCCGCTCGCCCGCACCCACGCGCCACGGGTGCACCCCCGCGTGTGCCCCGTACACCCACCCCCAACACCCCGGGTTCAGCCCCGCGTACGCCCCGTACACCCACCCCCAACACCCCGGCTTCAGCCCCGCGTACGCCCCGTACGCCCAGCCCCCCCCCGTACCCGGTGGGTACAGCCCCAcgcgcacctgccccccccccccccccgggtcaCCCAGCAGTCCCACTCGGGCCCTTGCTGCAGCAcccgcgggggggggctgccccggcctGGGAGACTTTGCACCCTGGGACTCAGAGCAGGgccttccctcccctgccatGTCTCGATGCAGACCCCAGAGGGGGCCTGAGCCCCGCACGGGCGCCACTGACACCAGTGGGTGTGATGTGGACAAAGGGCCGGTGCCCACACCCCTGCGGTGCGAGCCCCGCTCAGCACCGACTCGCTTTCAGCAGAGCGCCCGGCTCTCACCTCCCTGTTTGTTCTAGGTTTCCCTTAGTCCTGAGCTTTACCGAAGCCATGCTTAGGCTCCGCTTACTAACGTGGGACGTGAAGGACACACTGCTGCGGCTGCGGCAGCCAGTGGGGGAGAGTTACGCGGCCGAGGCCCAGGCTCACGGGGTCCAGGTGCAGCCGGAGGCTCTCAGTCGGTCTTTCCAGGAGGCATACGGAGCCCAGAGCCGGCGCTTCCCCAACTACGGCCGAGGCCAAGGCCTCAGCTCCCAGCAGTGGTGGGTCGACGTTGTGAAGCAGACCTTCAGGCTCTCGGGCGTGCACGAAGATAGAGTCCTGACGCTGATAGCGGAAAAACTCTACCGTGACTTCTGCAGCGCCCATaactgggaggtgctgccaGGAGCTGGCGAGACCCTGAGCCACTGCTGCCAGCGCGGCTTCCGCATGGGGGTCGTCTCCAACTTCGATAACCGGCTGGAAAACATCCTCTCCCAGTGCAACCTGCGGCACCACTTCGAATTTGTCCTCACCTCTGAGGATGTGGGCTTCGCCAAGCCGGACAGGAGGATCTTTGAGAAAGCGCTGCGCCTCAGCGGTGTCCTGCCGGAGCAGGCGGCTCATGTGGGGGACAGCTACACCCGGGATTACAGGGCCGCCCGAGCCGTGGGTATGCACAGCTTTCTGCTCCGGGCTGCTGGACAGGGTGAGGAGCCAGAGGTGCCCCCTGAGCATGTCCTGCCCACACTCTCCCACCTCCTGGCTCTTATTGAGAAGGGGTAGCTGCTTTTTGGAGGAggaccagcactgctgctgagcagtgaaCTGGTCCTGGTGTGGGATTTCTTGCTGCTGGTTGGGCAGGGAAACAAGCGAGCGCTTCTGAGCGCAGGGAGCAGTGCTGCCTGTGGAGCAGGAGGGGTGTTAATGCAATAAAATGTATCTGACACTCAGCATTGCTGCTGACGTCTTTCATAGCTCTAAAAACATTATGGAAGAGGGTCAGCGGTGGTGTCTTCCCCTAACGGAGCTGGGGACTGGGTCAGGCTGTACTCCAAAAGGCTCACTCtggcaggagggatggaggcACACATTGAAGTTTATCCATTCtcagtcacacacacacacacacacacacacacacacacacacacacacacacccgcCCCATGCAAGCACATCGGCAGAGCTGGGGTTGGTCCTGTCCCAGGGAAGGTCTGTCCATGCACGACACCCAGAAAACCCACACACGGGCCCTGCACACCTTGGTGTACCCCAGGTTTGCCCCCTCACCAGCATCCCCCCTTCCTGACAGTGGTGGCCAGGAGGCAGTTGCAGGCCTCCTGCTGTGGGCAAAACAGGCTGGAGTTGGGCAATTTCACTTAATTTCATATACTGCCAATTAACAAACTTTACTGATTTGGGTATTGAGAAATAAAGATGACAAATTTCAAATGGGCAGGAAAGGCGTTTACCTTTCTTCCTGGCTCTACTTCAGTCCaacacctctccttcctccctgcctaAGGTCAGCTCCCCATGTTTTCGCCACATTACGTTCAACCCCCCCACTCCATTTGGCGAGGCGAGGAGCAGCTCAGGTTaggtttctttctgctgctcctcgCTTCTTACTCCTCTGCTCTGACATGGGCTCCGACACCTCAGGGGTGCCCCTGCCCTGGCGTGGGTCCGCCACGGGTGACGGCCCCCCACACTGTCCCTGTTCTAGCATAGGGTGGCTCATCCCAAACAGTGTCTCCAGCTGTGTCCCAATGATGGCCCTTTCCAtgtgcctcctccctgccattTCTCCAAACATCCTAAATACCTCTCCTGTTTTCTAAAGCCCACCGTCAGGCTGGAAGGCTGCCCTTGGTCAGAGAGGAATGAAATGATTCACCTaaaagcagctggcagagccagACATTACCCTGACACCTCACCCTGGCACAGCAGACGCAGGGTGGGTGTAGCCTCtaggaggagaggaaagctgCCATAAAACACATGAAGAATAGATGTAGTCTGAAAGCAGGTCTTGTCTGAACACCACTGTACAAAAGCCAGTAGCCCTGTCTGGGCTCCTTTCCCCCATAAAGGTACTGTATAGCGTATATACAGTCACTGTATATACAGCTGTATATTCACCTGCCCCAGTAAGCACAATGCTTCGCTCACTGGACAAGCGAGATGCTCTGGTGTGCCACAGCAAAGACAGGATAGAGGGGCTCTGTGAAGGTCtccctgtgggagaagaggATGGTGCAGGAATCGGGGTCGTAAAAGAGCACCTCCCCTCCCGCAAAGTCAACCAGCACCCCGATCTCAGCCGGAGACTTGATCAGCTCCACCGCCTGCGGGTGCCCGGCGTGCAGGAACCTGAACTCCTTGTCGTAGCGCGAGAAGACCCAGGAGACGGTGTTGAAGCCCAGGCGGGCTTCATTGCCAGACCCCTTCCGCGGCAGGGAGCTGTAGCAAACCCCCAGCTTGTAGGCACAGCTCTTCTCCACGCTGATCTTCCACGCGCAGACTCCCGAGTGGAAAGCCACAGTAGCCAAAGCATTGGGCCAGTGGTCAAAACGCTCAGGGCAGTCCAAGTCCACCTTTGCTTTCTTGGGGCTGAAGGTCAGGGTTTTCTTGTCTTCCAACAGGCTGAGGTGGGGGCTGACAGTTTTCTCATCGATGTGAATCTCCTGTGAGCCTGCAAGAGAAGCCATGCGGTGAGCATTGACTCAGTGGCCCTCACCTGAACCACCCGAAGAAGTCATGGCCATCAGAAACACAATTGCAACAGCCCTGTCCTCGCACATCGCTCCTGCAGACCCGTCTGCTCCTCCGGGATGACACGGTGTTAGGGGCTCAGGCTCGGGCTGGGTGCCACCACAGCAGTTCCCTGCAGCTTCCCCTATCAAGCCAGGGCCAGCACAACGCAGAGACTCATCAAAGCTCAGACTTCACCAGACACCTCTCCACCCTTGCGCTAGAAGTCCTGCAGAGTCAGAGAAGATGCTGCTTATCTTTCTCTGACCCTGGCCTGAATCCCCGCAAAATAGAACTCAGTAGGTTTGGTTCATCCCGCTTTTGGGAGAGACCCCAACCGCAGCCCCCATTCCTTCCCACCCCCACTGTGGGTGAGTAGAACCTGACTACTCCTCCCACAGCCAGGGTGAGTCAAGAGCCTGCGCAGGGATGGCAGGGCTGTTTGCAGAAAACCTGCAAAGCTGGTAATACAGGAATGAGGAGGAACAGagagagctgggcaggggaaaTCCCTTTCCTCTTATAAGGCCCAAGTCATTAATCAACCCACCGTGAGCTGTTCAGAGCAGTGGAGGGAGATGGCACCAGGCGTTACGAGATGAACATGGCCATGACTTGATTTGGTTTTGCCACAGCACAAACCCAGCGAGCTGCAGCCTGGGGTGAGAGCCAGGCTGGCCCGGAGGATGCCTGCCCCCATGGGCTGACAGCACCCAGCACCGCTCGCCCTGCCCTGGCCACACGCTCCCCCCATGAGACCCCTCAGCAGGTCTGCAGACTGCCTGCGAGGGCTGAATAACTGCACAGGTGTTTCCCTCACTCAGTAAATTCACTAAGCAAAGAGATAAGGCTGATGCCCAGCTGACTCAGCTGCTCCTGGGGAGAGCGAGTTTCTACCTGCAGGTGCCCCTCCTTGCCCTGCCTTCCCCCACCCTCACTTCATTCATTCTGGGTCTTAAACCACCACAGAAACAAGGCCGGAGCAGGTGAGTCATTTGCTCTCCCAGCCCTACCACCAGCAAGAGCTCTACCATATCATGCCTGCTCCAGCCATTTCCCAACCACCCTCTGCTCAGCATCCAGCATGTGGCAGGATGAAGCCCTTAAAGAATCAAACCATTACGCTGCAGCCTCAGTGGGGTGGTCCCAAAGCccaacctgctccagcacctaTGCAGACCCAGGTCAGCATCCCTCCTACCAGCGAGTggcactgaaaagcagcagcgcTGGTCGAGGGGTTTCCTAGAAGAGCAACTGCCCTGGTGCTCCCTGGCAGGAGACAAACCAAGGCTGATTTATCAGTTTAGACAATGTGGAAGTGTCACGCACGCTTGCACATTAGGTGGAAGCTATTGCAGGCAACagcaagcagaaagaggagCTGAAGACAGCATCCCCTTGCAGCTGAAGCAGACAACCTCATTCATTTGatgatttatttcactgagCAGCAGCCAAATGCTTTGCAGCATGCCTGCCTGCCACGTTGTGCCCTCCACAGGTCTCCGCAGCTGTATTTGCCCACACTGCCTATTTTTAGGTTGACTTTCCAGGAAGCCAAACACTGCTAAGAATTCACAGAAAATGGAGCAGTATGAGACTTTATCTTCCTCTGACAGAAGAAGGGCACTAAACCTCATATTGTGCAACACACATCTAACCTAGGTGCAGGGTTGCATTCCGGTGTTCATGTACGGGAATCATGTGCATGAGGAAATATCACCCCAATGACACCCACGTAGCTTCCTTGTGGAATTATGATTACAGGAGAGTATCTGAGGGAGGGGAACCGCTGGCAGAGTAACAGCAGAGTAATTCAGATCAACAAATTTTCCCACACAGACAAGTGTTTTGTCATGATTAAATCTGCCCTCCAGATATTCCCATATATTCTGATGAACAATTCCACTGGGAATTCATCTCACCCCaaaatctattttctctgtGTACAGTGGCCTTGCCACTTTAGAGAGACAAGGGATGCCAAGTAGGTAAATTAACATGGTTAACATCTCTGTCAAGTACGTATGTGTTAGCTGCAGCACGTTctactacttttaaaaatccaagttCCCATTTCCAAACCCAcacatctgaaattaaaatcctCATAGCTAGATTTCTACCAAAGTTTCTAGATTTTCTACCAAAGTAGAAACCAGACCCAGCCTGGTCCCTGGTGCAGAAGGTCACCACGGAGCAGCCCAACGTCTCAGCCAGCTGGGACAGCTTCAGTCTGTGTCATCCCCGCAGCCTCCATCAGCCAGCATTACCACTCTCCTGCCCCCCAGCAGGACTAGCACGGGTGGCCATGAACCGAGATCCCTCCCAGAGTGGTGCCAGGAGATTTACATCATCTCTTGGTTTAAGGAAGAAGCTGCCAACCTCAAACGTAAGTGATACAGAAGCCTGGATGCCAAGTAAAGACATCAAAGGAATCGTGTTTATTTTTGAGGGTGAAATGGAGGTTCTTTTGCCTGCTGGTTTCCAAGTTTTTGAGAGGCTACAGAGCAAACCGTCAAGGTTAGGAATTTACTCTttacaagcaaataaataagaCTGCCATCTGTTCAACTGCCTTTGGGAGGAGGGACCACCAAGTGAAACATAACATTACTGCATCTTAACAAAAGCTAGGACTGCTGCAGTTAATATTAAAGCTCTAAGCCTAGGTCCTGGATGGACTATGGACTAGTGAGGTAAGCAAGGAGATGGCAGGCATTCTCAGCATGCAATAATGGCATGTTAAatgtaacaacaaaaaaaaaaccctcaaaccaGACCAGAGGGTAATAATAGCACCAACAGACCCACTGCTAGGATCGAATGCCTTAGAGTCATTACATTTGACGAGGATGCTATTGggaaagaaatccagaaaaaaactttGTCACAACAAAGAGAATTAGGGAAAGGTTTCTTTGACAGCTCTGAACATCTGCTGAGAACCTGCGCAACTTTGCCAGTGTACAACTGCAGGAGTCTGCATCACTGTCACCACTTGAAGGctcaaaacagaaggaaatttaTCACAAAGGGAAAGCAACACCAGAGTTTGCAGTAGAAGAAACAAATGACGGTGTTGTCCAGTACGCACAGATTCTCAAGCTAATACTGGAAAACACATGAGCAATAAAAGCCAGAAGCACATACCTCGGAGAGGGACTTGGAAACAGGGCAAAACTGAACCGCTCATCAGCATCAAGTGCGAGATGAGCAAAAATCAAAGCTTAATCCAAAAGCTTTGGGAAGATGACCCCAGGGATTGTTCACGAGGTGGCACACGGgacaaatgttttcaaatattgaAGGATACTGCCACCTTTGAGGAACAAAAAATACGTTTGAAATGCTCTCATGACAGCCTGGAAGCAAGagtaaaagcaaacatttcacaATCAGCAATTTGAGCAGATCACAGCCGGAAGAAGAACGCCTTTGCCTGCTCAACAGAGCCAACACCAAGCTGGTAAAACCGTACCCAGACCACATCACTGGCCTCACGAATGCCTCCGATGCAACCTCAGTTGTACAGCAAGAGCTGAACCAGATCACAAATGTCTCTAACAAACCACCAGCTCGTGCACAGCCACAATCTCAGCTCATGATCAGAAAGCTACTGCATTTACTCACTTCTCTTTCCAGCACATCAGAGCGTCTCACAGACGCCACGTGGGTGAGTTTACCCTCTTTTAGAATCACCAGCAGGCCAATGCGGTAAAGAGGAATTTCTGTGAGAGATTCCTACGGTAGCATCAGCTTCATGGCTGTCACCAAGTGACCcaggaaacagcaaaagaaaccaAGTGAGGTTAATCAACAGAGCCAATAAATGGCACAGTCTTTTCAAACCCCTGGTCTCCTCTTAGCCACAACCAGCTGCTTCGAGCCCCTGTCCCCCCTCCTGAACCTcc
Protein-coding sequences here:
- the HDHD3 gene encoding haloacid dehalogenase-like hydrolase domain-containing protein 3, with amino-acid sequence MLRLRLLTWDVKDTLLRLRQPVGESYAAEAQAHGVQVQPEALSRSFQEAYGAQSRRFPNYGRGQGLSSQQWWVDVVKQTFRLSGVHEDRVLTLIAEKLYRDFCSAHNWEVLPGAGETLSHCCQRGFRMGVVSNFDNRLENILSQCNLRHHFEFVLTSEDVGFAKPDRRIFEKALRLSGVLPEQAAHVGDSYTRDYRAARAVGMHSFLLRAAGQGEEPEVPPEHVLPTLSHLLALIEKG
- the ALAD gene encoding delta-aminolevulinic acid dehydratase, giving the protein MQADSLLHSGYFHPVLRSWQCTATTFDASNLIYPIFVTDSPDAVEPIPSLPGQARYGVNKLEGMLRPLVEDGLKCVLIFGVPSKVHKDERGSAADAEDTPAIQAIKKIRSTFPELLIACDVCLCPYTSHGHCGILREDGTIQNELSCQRLAEVALAYAKAGCHIVAPSDMMDGRITAMKVALISNDLGNKVSVMSYSAKFASCFYGPFRDAALSKPAFGDRRCYQLPPGARGLAMRAVDRDVREGADMLMVKPGMPYLDLVRDVKARHPTHPLAVYHVSGEFAMLWHGAQAGAFSLEAAVREAVTAFRRAGADTIITYFAPQLLRWLKEEAAAAGRA